CACGTGCTGGCCGGCGCGCTCCACCACGCGCCGCGAAAAGTCCACGCGCACGTCGCCAAACGCGATCTCGGCTGCATTGCCCGCGCCGCCCCGGCCGTGGCGGCGCAGCAGCACGCGCAGGCGCGCCAGCAGTTCGCTCACCCCGAAAGGCTTGGCCAGGTAATCGTCGGCGCCCGCGTCCAGCGCCGCGACCTTGTCGGCCTCGGCGCTGCGTGCGGACAGCACCAGCACCGGCACCTCGGTCCAGCCGCGCAGCTCGCGGATCAGCGCCATGCCGTCGTCGTCGGGCAGGCCCAGGTCGAGCACGATGGCGTCGGGCTGGCGGGTGCCGGCCTCGATCAGGCCGCGCTTGACCGTGTCGGCCTCGTGCACCACGCAGCCTTCGCTTTCCAACGCCTGGCGGACGAACCGCCGGATGTTGGCGTCGTCTTCGATGATGAGGACTATGGGCTGGAAATCGAACATGGCGCGGACTCAGGCGGTTTCGGGTTGGATCTGGGGCGGGGCGCCCAGCGGCAGGCTGAAGACGAACTGCGCGCCGCTGGCCTGACCCGGCGCGTGCTCGACCCAGATGCGACCGTGATGGGCGGCGACGATGGCTTCGCACACGGCCAGTCCCAGGCCGACGCCGGGCGTGGCGGATTCG
The DNA window shown above is from Achromobacter spanius and carries:
- the kdpE gene encoding two-component system response regulator KdpE, translated to MFDFQPIVLIIEDDANIRRFVRQALESEGCVVHEADTVKRGLIEAGTRQPDAIVLDLGLPDDDGMALIRELRGWTEVPVLVLSARSAEADKVAALDAGADDYLAKPFGVSELLARLRVLLRRHGRGGAGNAAEIAFGDVRVDFSRRVVERAGQHVHLTAMEYRLLAALLAHRGKVMTHRELLRQVWGPSHVESNHYLRIYMGHLRQKLEADPAQPVFLMTEIGVGYRFAG